One Gossypium hirsutum isolate 1008001.06 chromosome A08, Gossypium_hirsutum_v2.1, whole genome shotgun sequence genomic window, TTTTAAAGGTGCGATTTCAATTGTAAACGAATAGtgccagttgtaatatttatagtgtatGATGGAACACCGAAGTATTCCAAGGGGTCAAACCTAAAGGAGTTGATGATTAATAATTCTTAAACGATAAAAACGCAATTAAAGGTGTCTAGCTAACTATTCACTAGGTGCTATATTACGACAGGTGATTTACAAGTTTAATTATGCCAATTAATTACCTAAAAACaacaaatgactaaattgtaaatgaaacaaaatatgAATCTAGCAAAATTGAACAAATATGATAATAGCCAATGATTGATTGATTTCCATGAGGTTGGTTAACCTTcgaattagggatctaaatcactaagggtgcgtttggttcgctgtattggattagaggtgtattggattagaggtgtattggattaaaggtgtattggattagaggtgtaataacaaatcaactgtttggttgaacgtaatggaatagaggcgtaatagtaatcttgtgtttggttgaatgtaatagaggtgtaatagcataatggaaaaaactaaaatgactagaatacccttagcataaatttgttttggtaaataattattgttattgttatttaaattataataagattattattatcaataataaataatttaatcatatttaaacataatttttattaaatatattttaattaaaatatataatttaataaaattcttaataattaatattcttatattaatttactgaaatcataatatatgatactgtaaaatataaattaacataattactattaaatatattttaattaaaatatataatttaataaaattcttaatattaaatattcttatatgaattttctaaaatcataatatataatactatgaaatataatttaacataattattaataaatataatttaataaaatatatattttcaattacttatttaatataaattcaaattaatgacgattaattatattagatatatatgatcttgtactaaaattattttaaattaccatattatttaataattggaATACAGTTAATTTCTTACCAAattatctaaaaattttaaaaattgtgtttggtaaaaattttaaaatagctggcacaataattatgttttaaatttttttaccgtaccattctaaaaaattcaaatattgttttcttaaaaaatattaaagtgcGAAATTATCATCATCCTATAGATAAATACTGAAATTTGTCactgtactttatttttatttatatttgccgttattttttaaaaaaatatgagtaaatttgtaacttaatttttatgttattgaattttaccactaaaatttaaattttattaattttgccactaactcttattttttagttaatctcttattttaaatttatattgaatttttatttttttaaattacaaatatcttcatttaacttaacgagtaaatataattcttgactttcctttctcatcatctaaacaaaagcacaataaacaaattgtcaaaaagaaacccaaatccaatagttgggagattcaaaagctttctccaataatgtgtttcttctataagaaacaatGCTTATAAGCAGCTTGTCAAAGCTCAATCTATTTAGTCCTATGTCATACATCCAATGTCATTTGAATACAAACAGATAACTGGCTTTAAATGGCAAAAGATATAACCTTAGGTGGACTCATTACAAGACTAGCAAGAATTTGACCAGTGATGTTAGAACACACATTCACAGATGCTAATTTGTATATATGCTCCCTCACATCAGCACCAAACCCAGTAACCTCCATGTAACCTCCCCTTTTTCCACACTCTCCATAATACCCTGGAGATAGTAAAAGAGTTTATATTCTGTGTCAAAATTCCAAACTTTGTATAAGCTCATTCACATTCCGTaaatgaaataatagaaaaatgaaattgcatgaacctttttcatttataatatacttTTCTGAAAGCATTTCATTGATACCTGTCCTGTTGGGTTGCCTGGATTTATTACAACCAAGGCCCTAACAGTGATGCCATTAGACTTGGCTTCCTGCAGTTGTTTCTTAAGCTCAGATACTTCCAAACCCCATCCTGTAGCTTCATCAAGATAGTAGGGAACTTGTAAAATCCAAAAGAAAGTTGTAATTACAACAACTGGCCGATCAAAAAATGGTTGGACGGTTAAAGGAAATCTCTATTGCCAATCATTTAGCAAGTTCTACCGGGAAAGACAACTAAGAAGTAATCCTCAAGAAACATAACGCAACTTGATATAGGTCAGTTAAAGCTTGGTCAATGAAGCAAAAAGTGAGTACTTACTTCACTAACAGATAATTAAAGACATCTTACAAAtaactaaatactaaataatgATTTAAGTTATTATATGCTTGGAAACTAGATGCACTAACAGTAAAAACGTGACAGATAAAACAGTCACACAAAGCAAAGACAGCATTCTCTACATGTAAACTAGTGTATCCctaattcataataaaacccaatGTAAAGTCAATCAATATCATATATCAAGGGAAATCAATCAAGCATACCCCAACAGATGCCAAAACATGAAGATCATGCTAAACATTAAGAATAACTCAATGCTGACTACCTTAGGACTTAAAACCATGCTAATTGGACTTATATTTCAACACTCAACATTGAAAACAAGGGCCCCTTCTTTCTCATTAAAAGATAGAAATGAAGTAAAATAAACACAGCATAACCATTTTCTCAAATGAAAAATCATACTCTTAAGACATATAGAGGTCATTGCAATTAGAACTTCTTAATATtatcaatatcatataaaatattatcgTTTAGGTACATATACATCGTTCAGGTGCATATAGAGGTCAtgcaaaaataatatacatataaaagcctagattgaataattaggACCCATCCATCCCTGAAGAAATCATCAGTTTAAAGCTCAAACTCGAAATTTTAACATCCATCAAGGTCTATCTTAACATTGCAGAATCTAAATTTAAGCTAACCAAATCCATTGCAAGCATTGTAGAACCCATATTTGTTGTAGCAAACGGTACGCAAAAAGGATTCATCTTCCTGTATGAGATCCTCAAAGCTTCAATCGCATCGTTGAAAACCTGTTCATTCCACAACAAGCAATGTATATGAATCGATGGATATAGAAAGAAAACTATATACCATGACACTTTCCTTCTTCTAGAAAAAGATTTTACCTTCATGCCACCCATTGCTGAACCAATCAAAACTCCGCATTTCGTTTTATCTAACTCCTCCATTACATCTTCATTTACTCCCCCATCTTGCAAAGCTTTCTTTTCGGCAGTAAGAGAATAAAGCATGAATTTGTCCATCCTCTTGGAAAATTTTGGTGCGACCAATCCATCAGTTGAGAAAGATTTGATCTCTCCAGCAATCCTCTGGAGAGAAAACAGGAGCAGTAAGAACGAGCAGCAGTACAAACAAGAGCAAAACAAGAGATCCCAACCAAAGACAACTTACTTTCGGAAACTGAGCGCAGTCAAAAGTCTCGATTTCACTTATACCACTAACACCCTCGAGCAGGTTGTTATAGAAAACATCAGGCTCATGTCCAAGCTGAGTTACTACTCCCATCCCGGTCACAACCACTCGTCTTTGTACTAACAAGGCAGTAACCTTTACCTTTCGAGAGAGCAATCGGTCGAAAGAGTGTCGAAACCCGCTACTTGAGGGCAATCGAAAGAGTGTCGACTGGTTGAGAAGGCCAATCGAAAGAGTGACAGATaagttgtaaagaaaaagaaaagaagggagaAGGTAGAAGGTAGAAGGAAATCAGTCGAAACTTGAGCAAATGGGCAGAAGGTAGAAGGAAGGAAGACAATAGGGAAGGCAATCGGGAGGGAAAAACAGAGAGCAAATCGATAGAAAGCAAATcggccaaaaaagaaaagaaatgaaatgggGGAGCAAGCTTGAAGGAACGGAAGAGAAACACAGGGGAtcggggagggtaaaacagggagggttTGCTGAAGTCGTTCCTAATCTGGGCAAAATggggggaatagaaatcggtgaTTTTCACCGATTAGGAAAGTAACCGATTACACCCGTATTACCAATACTTTAAACCAAACACGGGATAGAGAGGGATTAGGTGGGgtccaccgattaggggtgtattggcttagccaatacaccaaaccaaacatgttGTAATACTTCTAAATTGGTTCAATTTTACCTTTCGACCTTAACATTACCAATTTCGACAAATTAGTCTGGTTTATCTCTTAACCTCACCAAACTAACCTAGACTATCAAATTGATGCCCAATAAGATCTTCCCTTGGTCTCACTTGTCTTAATATTCCCTT contains:
- the LOC107948191 gene encoding 3-oxoacyl-[acyl-carrier-protein] synthase II, chloroplastic-like yields the protein MGVVTQLGHEPDVFYNNLLEGVSGISEIETFDCAQFPKRIAGEIKSFSTDGLVAPKFSKRMDKFMLYSLTAEKKALQDGGVNEDVMEELDKTKCGVLIGSAMGGMKVFNDAIEALRISYRKMNPFCVPFATTNMGSTMLAMDLGWMGPNYSI